From a region of the Oryza sativa Japonica Group chromosome 6, ASM3414082v1 genome:
- the LOC4340570 gene encoding probable glucomannan 4-beta-mannosyltransferase 3, translated as MAMAGADGPTAGAAAAVRWRGGESLLLLLLRWPSSAELVAAWGAARASAVAPALAAASAACLALSAMLLADAVLMAAACFARRRPDRRYRATPLGAGAGADDDDDDEEAGRVAYPMVLVQIPMYNEREVYKLSIGAACGLSWPSDRLIVQVLDDSTDPTVKGLVELECKSWGNKGKNVKYEVRNTRKGYKAGALKEGLLRDYVQQCNYVAIFDADFQPEPDFLLRTIPYLVRNPQIGLVQAHWEFVNTSECLMTRIQKMTLHYHFKVEQEGGSSTFAFFGFNGTAGVWRISALEEAGGWKDRTTVEDMDLAVRAGLKGWKFVYLADVKVKSELPSNLKTYRHQQHRWTCGAANLFRKVGAEILFTKEVPFWWKFYLLYSFFFVRKVVAHVVPFMLYCVVIPFSVLIPEVTVPVWGVVYVPTTITLLHAIRNTSSIHFIPFWILFENVMSFHRTKAMFIGLLELGGVNEWVVTEKLGNGSNTKPASQILERPPCRFWDRWTMSEILFSIFLFFCATYNLAYGGDYYFVYIYLQAIAFLVVGIGFCGTISSNS; from the exons atggccatggccggcgccgacgggcccaccgccggcgccgcagcggcggtgcggtggcgaggcggcgagtccctcctcctgctgctgctgcggtggCCGTCGTCTGCCGAGCTGGTGGCGGCGTggggcgcggcgcgcgcgtcggCCGTGGCGCCGGCGCTCGCGGCCGCGTCCGCCGCGTGCCTGGCGCTCTCCGCCAtgctcctcgccgacgccgtgctcatggccgccgcctgcttcgcccgccgccgccccgaccgGCGGTACCGCGCGACCccgctcggcgccggcgccggcgccgacgacgacgacgacgacgaggaggccggCCGCGTCGCCTACCCCATGGTGCTCGTCCAAATCCCCATGTACAACGAGAGGGAG GTGTACAAGCTGTCGATAGGAGCAGCTTGCGGACTATCGTGGCCGTCGGATAGGCTCATCGTGCAAGTTCTGGATGATTCTACGGATCCAACGGTCAAG GGTCTGGTGGAGCTTGAATGCAAGTCTTGGGGTAATAAAGGCAAGAATGTAAAATATGAGGTGAGAAACACCCGGAAAGGATACAAGGCTGGTGCACTGAAAGAAGGATTGCTGCGTGATTATGTGCAACAGTGCAATTATGTTGCTATATTTGATGCTGATTTCCAACCGGAACCTGACTTCCTCCTGAGAACAATTCCATATCTTGTGCGTAATCCACAGATTGGCCTTGTTCAAGCACATTGGGAATTTG TTAATACCAGTGAATGTCTGATGACAAGGATACAGAAGATGACACTACATTATCACTTTAAAGTAGAGCAGGAAGGAGGTTCATCCACCTTTGCCTTCTTTGGATTCAATG GAACTGCTGGTGTTTGGAGAATTTCTGCCCTTGAAGAAGCTGGGGGATGGAAAGATCGAACCACAGTTGAAGACATGGATTTGGCAGTCAGAGCTGGTCTTAAAGGATGGAAATTTGTCTATCTTGCAGATGTCAAG GTAAAAAGTGAACTTCCAAGCAATCTGAAGACATATCGTCATCAACAACACCGGTGGACCTGTGGAGCAGCAAACTTATTCCGGAAGGTTGGAGCAGAAATATTATTCACTAAG GAGGTACCATTTTGGTGGAAGTTTTATTTGCTCTACAGCTTCTTTTTTGTGAGGAAGGTTGTTGCCCATGTGGTACCTTTCATGCTCTACTGTGTAGTGATCCCGTTTTCGGTCCTAATCCCCGAGGTCACTGTTCCTGTTTGGGGAGTGGTTTATGTCCCAACAACAATAACACTTCTACATGCCATTAGAAACACAAG TTCAATCCACTTCATACCATTCTGGATCCTCTTTGAGAATGTCATGTCGTTTCACCGAACAAAGGCGATGTTCATCGGCTTGCTGGAGCTGGGTGGTGTGAATGAGTGGGTGGTTACTGAGAAGCTCGGCAATGGCAGCAACACAAAGCCTGCATCTCAAATACTGGAACGGCCTCCCTGCAGGTTCTGGGACAG ATGGACAATGTCGGAAATTCTGTTCTccatcttccttttcttttgtgcgACCTACAACTTGGCGTATGGAGGCGACTACTATTTCGTTTACATATACCTACAGGCTATAGCATTTCTTGTCGTTGGCATCGGTTTCTGTGGAACTATCAGCTCTAACTCGTAG
- the LOC4340570 gene encoding probable glucomannan 4-beta-mannosyltransferase 3 isoform X1 produces the protein MTRIQKMTLHYHFKVEQEGGSSTFAFFGFNGTAGVWRISALEEAGGWKDRTTVEDMDLAVRAGLKGWKFVYLADVKVKSELPSNLKTYRHQQHRWTCGAANLFRKVGAEILFTKEVPFWWKFYLLYSFFFVRKVVAHVVPFMLYCVVIPFSVLIPEVTVPVWGVVYVPTTITLLHAIRNTSSIHFIPFWILFENVMSFHRTKAMFIGLLELGGVNEWVVTEKLGNGSNTKPASQILERPPCRFWDRWTMSEILFSIFLFFCATYNLAYGGDYYFVYIYLQAIAFLVVGIGFCGTISSNS, from the exons ATGACAAGGATACAGAAGATGACACTACATTATCACTTTAAAGTAGAGCAGGAAGGAGGTTCATCCACCTTTGCCTTCTTTGGATTCAATG GAACTGCTGGTGTTTGGAGAATTTCTGCCCTTGAAGAAGCTGGGGGATGGAAAGATCGAACCACAGTTGAAGACATGGATTTGGCAGTCAGAGCTGGTCTTAAAGGATGGAAATTTGTCTATCTTGCAGATGTCAAG GTAAAAAGTGAACTTCCAAGCAATCTGAAGACATATCGTCATCAACAACACCGGTGGACCTGTGGAGCAGCAAACTTATTCCGGAAGGTTGGAGCAGAAATATTATTCACTAAG GAGGTACCATTTTGGTGGAAGTTTTATTTGCTCTACAGCTTCTTTTTTGTGAGGAAGGTTGTTGCCCATGTGGTACCTTTCATGCTCTACTGTGTAGTGATCCCGTTTTCGGTCCTAATCCCCGAGGTCACTGTTCCTGTTTGGGGAGTGGTTTATGTCCCAACAACAATAACACTTCTACATGCCATTAGAAACACAAG TTCAATCCACTTCATACCATTCTGGATCCTCTTTGAGAATGTCATGTCGTTTCACCGAACAAAGGCGATGTTCATCGGCTTGCTGGAGCTGGGTGGTGTGAATGAGTGGGTGGTTACTGAGAAGCTCGGCAATGGCAGCAACACAAAGCCTGCATCTCAAATACTGGAACGGCCTCCCTGCAGGTTCTGGGACAG ATGGACAATGTCGGAAATTCTGTTCTccatcttccttttcttttgtgcgACCTACAACTTGGCGTATGGAGGCGACTACTATTTCGTTTACATATACCTACAGGCTATAGCATTTCTTGTCGTTGGCATCGGTTTCTGTGGAACTATCAGCTCTAACTCGTAG